The following are from one region of the Halogeometricum sp. S3BR5-2 genome:
- a CDS encoding NosD domain-containing protein gives MTRTSTGLVVVVAVLLLTPAAFGTTASSQSEPVREIDNCGVISEPGRYVLTSDITNGGSGDGFTYASQSCIVVESDDVHIQGNGHRVDALGNSDTTGVEVAGTESDPVENVTVSNVTFTDWNRAVYFRHVENGAVRGSALRASAYGMSIEHSEDVRVVDAMVVNNLLGIYENDTTDTELSNIRYASNYAGDHVVENGTDEGDESVETPTATPTATPTPTPTPTEEDY, from the coding sequence GTGACTCGCACTTCGACCGGTCTCGTCGTGGTCGTCGCCGTCCTCCTCCTCACGCCGGCGGCGTTCGGAACGACGGCGTCGAGCCAATCGGAACCCGTACGGGAGATAGACAACTGCGGCGTCATCTCGGAACCGGGACGCTACGTACTGACCTCCGACATCACGAACGGCGGGAGCGGCGACGGCTTCACCTACGCCTCCCAGTCCTGCATCGTCGTCGAGAGCGACGACGTGCACATTCAGGGTAACGGCCACCGCGTCGACGCCCTCGGCAACAGCGACACGACGGGCGTCGAAGTCGCCGGGACCGAGTCGGACCCCGTCGAGAACGTGACGGTGTCGAACGTCACCTTCACCGACTGGAACCGCGCCGTCTACTTCCGGCACGTCGAGAACGGCGCCGTCCGCGGGTCGGCCCTCCGCGCCAGCGCCTACGGGATGTCCATCGAGCACTCCGAGGACGTGCGGGTGGTCGACGCCATGGTCGTCAACAACCTCCTCGGCATCTACGAGAACGACACCACCGACACGGAACTCTCGAACATCCGCTACGCCAGCAACTACGCCGGCGACCACGTCGTCGAGAACGGAACGGACGAGGGTGACGAGTCGGTGGAGACGCCGACGGCGACTCCCACCGCGACGCCCACGCCGACACCCACGCCGACCGAAGAGGACTACTGA
- a CDS encoding methylated-DNA--[protein]-cysteine S-methyltransferase has translation MRAEIHGATLELDESYLDADPDAVREQAREYERGDRTAFDVEVAYPDTFTGRVMRAMRAIPYGETRTYGELAAELDTSPVAVGQACGRNPVPLVVPCHRVVGADGRLVGFSAEGGVELKRRLLDGEAANRQTRLASFE, from the coding sequence ATGCGCGCGGAGATTCACGGGGCGACGCTGGAACTGGACGAGTCGTACCTCGACGCGGACCCGGACGCGGTCCGTGAACAGGCGCGGGAGTACGAGCGCGGCGACCGGACGGCGTTCGACGTCGAGGTGGCCTACCCCGACACGTTCACCGGCCGCGTGATGCGGGCGATGCGCGCGATTCCCTACGGCGAGACGCGGACGTACGGCGAACTCGCGGCCGAGTTGGACACGAGTCCGGTCGCCGTCGGGCAGGCGTGCGGGCGGAACCCCGTTCCGCTGGTCGTCCCCTGCCACCGCGTCGTCGGCGCGGACGGCCGACTCGTCGGCTTCTCGGCCGAGGGCGGCGTCGAACTGAAGCGCCGACTGCTCGACGGGGAGGCGGCGAACCGGCAGACGAGGCTCGCGTCGTTCGAGTGA
- a CDS encoding pyridoxamine 5'-phosphate oxidase family protein yields MVDDAPDARRDRPETEESYGIPDSEEGVLPWSFVTERLAADRTFWVSTTLPDGRPHARPVWGVWVDGRLHCGGGAGTRWVRNASRDPRVVVHRESGEEVVILDGVAERLDGDADPRRLERIDDAYEAKYGLRHGTPVFSIRPTRVLAWADYPADATRWTFGDGGE; encoded by the coding sequence ATGGTCGACGACGCACCCGACGCCCGCCGCGACAGACCGGAGACCGAGGAGAGCTACGGTATCCCCGACTCCGAGGAAGGGGTGCTCCCGTGGTCGTTCGTGACCGAGCGACTGGCCGCCGACCGGACGTTCTGGGTGTCGACGACGCTCCCGGACGGGCGACCGCACGCCCGCCCCGTCTGGGGCGTCTGGGTCGACGGCCGACTGCACTGCGGCGGCGGCGCGGGGACGCGGTGGGTGCGGAACGCCTCGCGCGACCCGCGCGTGGTCGTCCACCGGGAGAGCGGCGAGGAGGTGGTGATTCTCGACGGCGTCGCGGAGCGACTGGACGGGGACGCCGACCCGCGGCGACTGGAGCGCATCGACGACGCCTACGAGGCGAAGTACGGACTCCGCCACGGGACGCCCGTGTTCTCGATTCGGCCGACGCGGGTGCTGGCGTGGGCCGACTACCCGGCGGACGCGACGCGGTGGACGTTCGGGGACGGCGGGGAGTGA
- a CDS encoding cupin domain-containing protein, translating to MVKRVSAPDLPDAPNPTSRKKEVDEAVGASAFGFNVYEVRPGERVPWGYHSHPEHEELFYVVSGEIVVDTEDGPVRAAAGDAIFVEPGEKNRARNDGEEVAEVVAVGAPKDGDGAVIEEECPACGAVTDRTYESVESDGRPVYVLSCAACGTETDRFGAGPEGGDEADA from the coding sequence ATGGTGAAGCGAGTCTCAGCGCCGGACCTGCCCGACGCGCCGAACCCGACGAGTCGCAAGAAGGAGGTCGACGAGGCGGTGGGCGCGTCGGCGTTCGGGTTCAACGTCTACGAGGTGCGGCCCGGCGAGCGGGTGCCGTGGGGCTACCACTCCCACCCCGAGCACGAGGAACTGTTCTACGTCGTCTCCGGCGAGATAGTCGTCGACACCGAGGACGGGCCGGTCCGCGCGGCGGCGGGCGACGCCATCTTCGTCGAACCCGGCGAAAAGAACCGCGCGCGCAACGACGGCGAGGAGGTTGCAGAGGTCGTCGCCGTCGGGGCGCCGAAGGACGGCGACGGCGCGGTCATCGAGGAGGAGTGTCCCGCCTGCGGCGCGGTGACCGACCGGACGTACGAGTCTGTCGAGTCGGACGGCCGGCCGGTGTACGTGCTCTCCTGTGCGGCCTGCGGCACCGAGACGGACCGGTTCGGCGCCGGACCCGAGGGTGGGGACGAGGCGGACGCGTAA
- a CDS encoding BatA and WFA domain-containing protein: MALSDAFLTPLGFAALLAAVPILILYLVRPDPRRVRLPTYRFLSEDRRDVTSHPLFERLKRSTLLLLQLLAILLFATALASPYVPVSESSTVEETVLVVDTSASMTVESGGQTRFARAVGSADGAVTGTTSVVLSGSDPTVALRSGGPDEARSVLSELSATTAPGDLRSAVSTAASIAGDGSRIVVVSDFADESAWEDAVRVARARGLSVELRQFADGGASNVGIVERSFSGDEVTLSLKNYGEESVTRSVSLGGREQSLSLGPGDVRTVTLGIPAGGGTARLSPGDDFAADDASYVAAPSDAVVDVLVLTNDENRYLTTALSVVDSVEVTVKEPPTSVTEEYDAIVYSNVDGGRLLRTNVEEGRETLERGGGVAIQAQEPMPDSYGDLLLLEPNGTGTNPTLRTPAEAELTRDIEFPPPEVYLTGSLREGRALVSTADGSPLVATAQRGNGRILYYGYIEEESAFKYDYQYPVFWKRAVYDLAGRPPLTELNAETGGRLSFGNETTVETPSGTVTAASVPLDGAGFYEAGGTRYSASLLSESESSVAATDLDAAGNGSVPAREEERTVPDPLTEWVALAVLGGVVLEVAYLRRRGDL, from the coding sequence ATGGCCCTCTCCGACGCCTTTCTCACTCCGCTCGGGTTCGCCGCCCTGTTGGCGGCGGTTCCGATACTCATCCTGTATCTCGTCCGGCCGGACCCGAGGCGCGTCCGACTGCCGACGTACCGGTTTCTCTCGGAGGACCGCCGCGACGTCACCTCCCACCCGCTCTTCGAACGGCTCAAGCGCAGCACGCTGTTGCTCCTCCAACTGCTCGCCATCCTGCTGTTCGCGACGGCGCTGGCGTCGCCGTACGTCCCCGTCTCGGAGTCATCGACGGTCGAGGAGACGGTGCTCGTCGTCGACACCAGCGCCAGCATGACCGTCGAGTCGGGCGGGCAGACGCGGTTCGCCCGCGCGGTCGGTAGCGCGGACGGAGCCGTCACCGGCACCACCTCGGTCGTCCTCAGCGGGTCGGACCCGACCGTCGCCCTCCGGAGCGGCGGCCCCGACGAGGCGCGGTCGGTCCTGTCTGAACTCTCGGCCACGACGGCTCCGGGCGACCTCCGCTCGGCCGTCTCGACGGCGGCGTCCATCGCGGGCGACGGCTCCCGCATCGTCGTCGTGAGCGACTTCGCCGACGAGAGCGCGTGGGAGGACGCCGTCCGCGTCGCCCGCGCCCGCGGCCTGTCGGTCGAACTCCGGCAGTTCGCCGACGGCGGCGCGAGCAACGTCGGCATCGTCGAGCGGTCGTTCTCCGGCGACGAGGTGACGCTGTCGCTGAAGAACTACGGCGAGGAGTCGGTCACGCGGTCGGTGTCGCTCGGCGGCCGGGAGCAGTCGCTGTCGCTCGGACCGGGCGACGTGCGCACGGTGACGCTCGGGATTCCCGCCGGCGGCGGCACCGCACGGCTCTCGCCGGGCGACGACTTCGCCGCCGACGACGCCTCCTACGTCGCCGCCCCCTCCGACGCCGTCGTCGACGTGCTCGTCCTGACGAACGACGAGAACCGCTATCTGACGACGGCGCTGTCCGTCGTCGACAGCGTCGAGGTGACGGTGAAGGAGCCGCCCACCTCGGTGACGGAGGAGTACGACGCCATCGTCTACTCGAACGTGGACGGCGGGCGACTGCTCCGGACGAACGTCGAGGAGGGACGCGAGACGCTCGAACGCGGCGGCGGCGTCGCGATACAGGCGCAGGAGCCGATGCCGGACAGTTACGGCGACCTGCTGCTCCTCGAACCGAACGGGACGGGGACGAACCCGACGCTGCGGACGCCCGCGGAGGCGGAACTGACGCGCGACATCGAGTTCCCGCCGCCGGAGGTGTACCTGACGGGGAGCCTCCGCGAGGGACGCGCGCTGGTGTCGACGGCCGACGGGTCGCCGCTCGTCGCCACCGCCCAGCGCGGGAACGGCCGAATCCTCTACTACGGCTACATCGAGGAGGAGTCGGCGTTCAAGTACGACTATCAGTACCCCGTGTTCTGGAAGCGCGCCGTCTACGACCTCGCCGGGCGGCCGCCGCTGACCGAACTGAACGCCGAGACGGGCGGACGGCTCTCGTTCGGTAACGAGACGACCGTCGAGACGCCGTCGGGAACCGTCACCGCGGCGTCCGTCCCCCTCGACGGCGCCGGCTTCTACGAGGCGGGCGGGACCCGCTACAGCGCGTCGCTCCTGAGCGAGTCGGAGTCCTCGGTCGCCGCGACCGACCTCGACGCGGCGGGTAACGGGAGCGTGCCGGCGCGCGAGGAGGAGCGGACCGTCCCCGACCCGCTGACCGAGTGGGTCGCCCTCGCGGTCTTGGGGGGCGTCGTCCTCGAAGTCGCCTACCTGCGGCGACGGGGGGACCTCTGA
- a CDS encoding VWA domain-containing protein, with amino-acid sequence MVGVELGGLTLGLERPRFLLAGVGAVAVLWALIWYNARGTASGRSRRLFFAARVLTVALVVFGAAGPYTVQSTETLGDPRVNLLVDRSDSTNVSPQRADQLATAIEDTGLPVTTTTIANDDSSPIGEGIAANLEENGSLVVVSDGRVTEGRSLQETSELARSLNASVSVVSPEPAETERYVTLNGPSKTSVGVESAFLVSVGGVEVDSPATVTVEVDGEQVLEETVANASDAREFSYTFEETGTHRVTARVESDDEFEQNDVFYKTVRAVERPQILYVSQRSYPFEDYLEQVYDVETASEVPSDLSPYYAVVMQDMPASQAGDVDALQEFVIDGNGLLTVGGPNSFENGGYEGSSLASMLPVTTGEGAGQSTNIVLAVDVSGSADSGMRVQKAVALSALEQLGDQNDVGIVGFNYRAYSVADLQPLGPNREELSDRVRRLQAGGATDIAVGLRGAGEMLGDDPGTIILISDGQDRPDAAVSYASQLRAEGQRVITIGAGQRVNENTLRSIAQASGGSYFRATQTNRLNILFGGAQSYEGEGLVIVDPNNFVTSGVELTANPGSTNDVSIRRGANFLVASDDGTPAVATWRYGLGRVGTITTYAADGSLGGLLSRPDSLLLTKSTNYVIGDPERKATGIVGIADTRVGSPTTVTYRGGERPAAADVSFRQVGEETYRATATPDEAGYHEVLDAAYAANYQEEYAAFGPDPALETLAEATGGREFSATQAAEIAEFTREESRRVRSVRTDWTWLAMALALALFTLDVVYRRVQVRRSSSAGEGGLT; translated from the coding sequence ATGGTCGGCGTCGAACTCGGGGGACTGACACTCGGACTCGAACGACCGCGGTTCCTCCTCGCGGGCGTCGGCGCCGTCGCCGTCCTCTGGGCGCTCATCTGGTACAACGCCCGCGGCACCGCCTCCGGGCGGAGCAGACGGCTGTTCTTCGCCGCCCGCGTCCTCACCGTCGCCCTCGTCGTCTTCGGCGCGGCGGGACCCTACACCGTCCAGTCGACGGAGACGCTCGGCGACCCGCGCGTGAACCTCCTCGTGGACCGCTCGGACAGCACGAACGTCTCGCCCCAACGGGCCGACCAGTTGGCGACGGCCATCGAAGACACCGGCCTACCGGTGACGACGACGACTATCGCCAACGACGATTCCTCGCCCATCGGGGAGGGCATCGCGGCGAACCTCGAAGAGAACGGGAGCCTCGTCGTCGTCTCCGACGGGCGGGTGACGGAGGGGCGGTCGCTGCAGGAGACGAGCGAACTCGCCCGCTCGCTGAACGCCAGCGTCTCCGTCGTCTCCCCGGAACCGGCCGAGACGGAGCGGTACGTCACGCTCAACGGCCCCTCGAAGACGAGCGTCGGCGTCGAGAGCGCCTTCCTCGTCAGCGTCGGCGGCGTCGAGGTGGACTCGCCGGCGACGGTGACCGTCGAAGTCGACGGCGAGCAGGTGTTAGAGGAGACGGTGGCGAACGCCTCCGACGCCCGCGAGTTCTCCTACACGTTCGAGGAGACGGGCACCCACCGCGTCACCGCGCGCGTCGAGAGCGACGACGAGTTCGAGCAGAACGACGTGTTCTACAAGACGGTCCGCGCCGTCGAGCGACCGCAGATACTGTACGTCTCGCAGCGCTCGTACCCGTTCGAGGACTACCTCGAACAGGTGTACGACGTGGAGACGGCCTCGGAGGTGCCCTCGGACCTCTCGCCGTATTACGCCGTCGTGATGCAGGACATGCCGGCCTCGCAGGCGGGCGACGTCGACGCCCTGCAGGAGTTCGTCATCGACGGCAACGGACTGCTCACCGTCGGCGGGCCGAACTCCTTCGAGAACGGCGGGTACGAGGGCTCGTCGCTGGCGTCGATGCTGCCGGTCACCACCGGCGAGGGGGCGGGCCAGTCGACGAACATCGTCCTCGCCGTCGACGTCTCCGGGAGCGCCGACAGCGGCATGCGCGTGCAGAAGGCCGTGGCGCTCTCGGCGCTCGAACAGCTCGGCGACCAGAACGACGTCGGCATCGTCGGCTTCAACTACCGCGCCTACAGCGTCGCCGACCTGCAACCGCTCGGGCCGAACCGCGAGGAACTCTCCGACAGGGTCCGCCGCCTGCAGGCCGGCGGGGCGACGGACATCGCGGTCGGACTGCGCGGCGCGGGCGAGATGCTCGGCGACGACCCCGGAACGATAATCCTCATCAGCGACGGGCAGGACAGGCCCGACGCGGCCGTCAGCTACGCGAGTCAGCTCCGAGCGGAGGGCCAGCGCGTCATCACCATCGGCGCCGGCCAGCGGGTCAACGAGAACACCCTCCGCTCCATCGCGCAGGCCTCCGGCGGGAGCTACTTCCGCGCGACGCAGACGAACCGGCTCAACATCCTGTTCGGCGGCGCGCAGTCCTACGAGGGCGAGGGGCTGGTCATCGTCGACCCGAACAACTTCGTCACCTCGGGCGTCGAACTGACCGCGAATCCCGGGTCGACGAACGACGTCTCCATCCGGCGCGGCGCGAACTTCCTCGTCGCCAGCGACGACGGGACGCCCGCCGTCGCCACGTGGCGCTACGGGCTGGGCCGCGTCGGCACCATCACGACGTACGCCGCCGACGGCAGCCTCGGCGGCCTGCTCTCCCGGCCCGACTCGCTGCTGTTGACGAAGTCGACGAACTACGTCATCGGCGACCCCGAGCGGAAGGCGACGGGCATCGTCGGCATCGCGGACACGCGCGTCGGGTCGCCGACGACGGTGACCTACCGCGGGGGCGAGCGGCCGGCCGCCGCGGACGTCTCGTTCCGGCAGGTGGGCGAGGAGACGTACCGCGCGACGGCGACGCCCGACGAGGCGGGTTACCACGAGGTGCTGGACGCCGCCTACGCGGCGAACTATCAGGAGGAGTACGCCGCCTTCGGTCCCGACCCGGCGCTGGAGACGCTGGCGGAGGCGACCGGCGGCCGGGAGTTCTCCGCGACGCAGGCCGCCGAAATAGCCGAGTTCACGCGCGAGGAGTCCCGCCGGGTGCGCTCGGTCCGCACCGACTGGACGTGGCTGGCGATGGCGCTCGCCTTGGCGCTGTTCACCCTCGACGTCGTCTATCGGCGGGTTCAAGTCCGTCGGAGCAGTAGCGCGGGTGAAGGAGGCCTGACATGA
- a CDS encoding DUF7502 family protein, with product MSGDDNRDRTDGDDGREFDADSGFGPGLDATGSGDGDSADGRADADEPTAGDDTSSRMRAALSEVREEARKVAFLHAALDAGLVALVVNVLLRLFRPAALGDAVGLPGFLAGVGGVVPTTIHTASVVGLLLGAVAFVAEYLLRTRRPLVEQFEAGNPSVAEALRTARDSVEDGANTEMARRLYERVLLDLRGTSSFELVGTRRVVVTTLLIVLVSLASIQVAVVDLDLSDLGDDEDEEMPGEQPQRTEAEDELQDGDEILGDAENVSAGDESINASVQGSDEGEGEGGSVSPPSSYDDGGFADAAVEGQDAGYAPSENIEDAELIREYNLRIRDSDEADEDDS from the coding sequence ATGAGCGGCGACGACAACCGCGACCGAACTGACGGCGACGACGGCCGCGAGTTCGACGCCGACTCCGGGTTCGGCCCGGGTCTCGACGCGACCGGGTCGGGCGACGGCGACAGCGCCGATGGGAGAGCCGACGCCGACGAACCGACCGCCGGGGACGACACCTCCTCGCGGATGCGCGCGGCGCTCTCGGAGGTCCGCGAGGAGGCGCGGAAGGTCGCGTTCCTCCACGCCGCCCTCGACGCCGGCCTCGTCGCCCTCGTCGTGAACGTGCTCCTCCGACTGTTCCGCCCGGCCGCCCTCGGCGACGCCGTCGGCCTCCCCGGGTTCCTCGCGGGCGTGGGCGGCGTCGTCCCGACCACGATTCACACCGCCTCGGTCGTCGGCCTCCTCCTCGGTGCCGTCGCGTTCGTCGCCGAGTACCTCCTCCGGACGCGGCGCCCGCTTGTCGAACAGTTCGAGGCGGGCAACCCGAGCGTCGCCGAGGCGCTCCGGACCGCCCGCGACAGCGTCGAGGACGGCGCGAACACCGAGATGGCGCGACGGCTCTACGAGCGCGTCCTCCTCGACCTGCGCGGGACGTCCAGCTTCGAACTCGTCGGGACGCGCCGGGTCGTCGTGACGACGCTCCTCATCGTGCTCGTCAGCCTCGCGAGTATCCAGGTCGCCGTGGTCGACCTCGACCTGAGCGACTTGGGCGACGACGAGGACGAGGAGATGCCCGGCGAGCAGCCACAGCGGACCGAGGCCGAGGACGAACTGCAGGACGGCGACGAGATACTCGGCGACGCCGAGAACGTCTCGGCGGGCGACGAGAGCATCAACGCCTCCGTGCAGGGCTCCGACGAGGGGGAGGGCGAGGGCGGGTCCGTCTCGCCGCCCTCCTCGTACGACGACGGCGGGTTCGCCGACGCCGCCGTCGAGGGGCAGGACGCGGGCTACGCCCCCTCGGAGAACATCGAGGACGCGGAACTCATCCGGGAGTACAACCTGCGGATACGCGACAGCGACGAGGCGGACGAGGACGACAGCTGA
- a CDS encoding AAA family ATPase, which yields MPVDDIDRVQERLTRVRGEIGKRIVGQSEVVERLLVCILCDGNALLESNPGLGKTTLVRTVAEVTDLSFSRIQNTPDLMPSDITGTEIIRESAQGREFVFEKGPVFANLVLADEINRATPKTQAALLEAMQERQVTAAGDTYELPRPFFILATQNPIDQGGTYPLPEAQTDRFLMKILVDYPSETEENDIVTRYTGGAPDPTVERVLSREQLQAAQRFVREMPIADDIRKRTVRLVRSTREEEMIEYGASPRASMGLVLAAKARAFLAGRSHVSWEDVADMAPPILRHRVLLDFRAEREGTTPDDVVKRLVSETRQ from the coding sequence ATGCCAGTAGACGACATCGACCGAGTACAGGAGCGACTGACCCGCGTCCGCGGCGAGATAGGCAAGCGAATCGTCGGCCAGTCCGAGGTGGTCGAGCGACTGCTCGTCTGCATCCTCTGCGACGGCAACGCCCTCCTCGAATCCAATCCCGGTCTCGGGAAGACGACCCTCGTCCGCACCGTCGCCGAGGTGACGGACCTCTCCTTCTCGCGCATCCAGAACACGCCGGACCTGATGCCCTCGGACATCACGGGCACCGAAATCATCCGCGAGTCCGCGCAGGGGCGGGAGTTCGTCTTCGAGAAGGGGCCGGTGTTCGCCAACCTCGTCCTCGCCGACGAGATAAACCGGGCGACGCCGAAGACGCAGGCGGCCCTCCTCGAAGCGATGCAGGAGCGACAGGTGACGGCGGCGGGCGACACCTACGAACTCCCCCGGCCGTTCTTCATCCTCGCCACGCAGAATCCCATCGACCAGGGGGGCACCTACCCGCTGCCGGAGGCGCAGACCGACCGCTTCCTGATGAAGATACTCGTCGACTACCCCTCCGAGACCGAGGAGAACGACATCGTCACCCGCTACACGGGCGGCGCGCCGGACCCGACGGTCGAACGCGTCCTCTCGCGCGAGCAGTTGCAGGCGGCGCAGCGCTTCGTCCGCGAGATGCCCATCGCCGACGACATCCGAAAGCGCACGGTCAGACTCGTCCGCTCGACGCGCGAGGAGGAGATGATAGAGTACGGCGCGAGTCCCCGCGCGAGCATGGGTCTCGTCCTCGCGGCGAAGGCGCGCGCGTTCCTCGCCGGCCGGTCGCACGTGAGCTGGGAGGACGTCGCGGACATGGCCCCGCCCATCCTCCGACACCGCGTGCTGCTCGACTTCCGCGCCGAACGCGAGGGGACGACGCCGGACGACGTGGTGAAACGACTCGTCTCGGAGACGCGGCAGTAA
- a CDS encoding DUF58 domain-containing protein → MTIDPGFFAELARFDASLKRVSEDLQQGEQESPSVGEGLTFSDYRRYAPGDDTRLIDWRVYARTEEYYVKQFEEERNLTVHVLVDTSASMDYGEGDAHKFEFGAKLGLGFAYLTVEENNDFQFSTFRDRPLRLDTGRSSRGDLLRVVDLLNETDLSGEADLVSSLEEYESQIRSRSLVVVVSDFLVDPEEVEAAVAALGDNDVLLLQTLAPDELDPSVSGDTIFEDPESEESRRSYFGGSLAEQYRRRLEAHVDTVADRAETLRADHVLVNTDDDFFDAFADVWVG, encoded by the coding sequence ATGACTATCGACCCGGGCTTCTTCGCCGAACTCGCGCGGTTCGACGCCTCGCTGAAGCGGGTCTCCGAGGACCTCCAACAGGGCGAACAGGAGTCCCCGAGCGTCGGCGAGGGGTTGACGTTCAGCGACTACCGGCGGTACGCCCCCGGCGACGACACCCGACTCATCGACTGGCGGGTGTACGCCCGCACCGAGGAGTACTACGTCAAGCAGTTCGAGGAGGAGCGAAACCTCACCGTCCACGTCCTCGTCGACACCTCGGCGTCGATGGACTACGGCGAGGGCGACGCCCACAAGTTCGAGTTCGGAGCGAAACTCGGCCTCGGGTTCGCCTACCTCACCGTCGAGGAGAACAACGACTTCCAGTTCTCGACGTTCCGCGACCGACCGCTCCGCCTCGACACCGGGCGGTCGAGTCGCGGCGACCTGCTCCGCGTCGTCGACCTGTTGAACGAGACGGACCTCAGCGGCGAGGCCGACCTCGTCTCGTCGCTGGAGGAGTACGAGAGTCAAATCCGCTCGCGGTCGCTCGTCGTCGTCGTCAGCGACTTCCTCGTCGACCCCGAGGAGGTGGAGGCCGCCGTGGCCGCACTCGGCGACAACGACGTGCTGTTGCTCCAGACGCTCGCGCCCGACGAACTCGACCCGAGCGTCTCGGGCGACACCATCTTCGAGGACCCCGAGTCCGAGGAGTCCCGCCGGTCGTACTTCGGCGGGTCGCTCGCCGAGCAGTACCGCCGCCGCCTGGAGGCGCACGTCGACACCGTCGCAGACCGGGCCGAGACGCTCCGCGCGGACCACGTCCTCGTGAACACCGACGACGACTTCTTCGACGCCTTCGCCGACGTCTGGGTCGGCTGA
- a CDS encoding DUF7501 family protein, protein MSQSQSPSEIAYTWEDPNRCPFCRTELEDPGAGFLAHLKESPVCERGFEAWRSSVADDMRGEWSG, encoded by the coding sequence ATGTCGCAATCGCAGTCACCGTCCGAGATAGCGTACACGTGGGAGGACCCGAACCGCTGTCCGTTCTGTCGGACCGAACTCGAAGACCCCGGCGCCGGCTTTCTCGCCCACCTGAAGGAGAGTCCGGTCTGCGAACGCGGGTTCGAGGCGTGGCGGAGCAGCGTCGCCGACGACATGCGCGGCGAGTGGTCCGGGTAG
- a CDS encoding EamA family transporter, whose protein sequence is MNYLPWALLALGAYAFVAPLMSVATTGTPKIPSNVAALIANTVLVVVTAGVVVYTDADALSYVTHPKTKFVLAAGLCLTVGILSYYRALSMGPVSVVAPIFGMFLALSSLVGIVFLNESFTARKGLGIALAVVAVYLVSVE, encoded by the coding sequence ATGAACTACCTCCCGTGGGCCCTCCTCGCGTTGGGCGCGTACGCGTTCGTCGCGCCCTTGATGAGCGTCGCGACGACCGGGACGCCGAAGATTCCGAGCAACGTCGCCGCCCTGATAGCCAACACCGTGCTCGTCGTCGTGACGGCGGGCGTCGTCGTCTACACCGACGCGGACGCCCTCTCCTACGTGACGCACCCGAAGACGAAGTTCGTCCTCGCCGCCGGTCTCTGTCTCACCGTCGGCATCCTCTCGTACTACCGGGCGCTGTCGATGGGACCGGTGAGCGTCGTCGCGCCCATCTTCGGGATGTTCCTCGCGCTCAGTTCGCTCGTCGGCATCGTCTTCCTGAACGAGTCGTTCACCGCGCGGAAGGGGCTGGGCATCGCCCTGGCCGTCGTCGCCGTCTACCTCGTCAGCGTCGAGTAA
- a CDS encoding thioredoxin family protein, with translation MVLKESESELTHGDAAPDFSLPGADGETYSLDSFEEYEALLVVFTCNHCPYAKAKFDELNYLARSYDELAVVGINANDAEEYPEDSFERMEELVEDGTIGYTAYLRDESQETAREYGAVCTPDPFLFEREGGEFRLAFHSRVDDAMSPDDEVTDYEMRTAVEAVIGGEEIPLDETPSQGCSIKWKDE, from the coding sequence ATGGTACTGAAGGAGTCCGAATCCGAACTGACGCACGGCGACGCCGCGCCCGACTTCTCGCTGCCGGGTGCGGACGGCGAGACGTACTCGCTCGACTCGTTCGAGGAGTACGAGGCGCTGCTCGTCGTGTTCACCTGCAACCACTGCCCGTACGCGAAGGCGAAGTTCGACGAACTGAACTACCTCGCGCGCTCGTACGACGAACTCGCGGTCGTCGGAATCAACGCCAACGACGCCGAGGAGTACCCCGAGGACTCCTTCGAGCGGATGGAGGAGTTGGTCGAGGACGGAACCATCGGATACACGGCGTACCTCCGCGACGAGTCCCAGGAGACGGCCCGCGAGTACGGCGCGGTGTGCACGCCCGACCCGTTCCTCTTCGAACGGGAGGGAGGGGAGTTCCGACTGGCGTTCCACTCGCGCGTCGACGACGCGATGAGCCCCGACGACGAGGTGACCGACTACGAGATGCGGACGGCCGTCGAGGCGGTCATCGGCGGCGAGGAGATTCCGCTGGACGAGACGCCGTCGCAGGGTTGTTCGATCAAGTGGAAAGACGAGTAG